GCTCTTCCCTGTGCCCATGCAGCGCTGGAATTGTCGGCACATTCCTGCACTCTAAGCCAGGTGAAATGACTTCTGACAGGTCAGAAGAACTCTCAAATGTTTCCACTTGTACAGTCTTGCTGTTCCATCCTAATGGATGCAAGGGTCTTTCAGTTCACAGTGTCCTTCTCATTGTCAACCAGTCTCTTCGCAACCTGTTCCTTCTTAAGTGAGCCGAGGGTGTCAGCCCAGCTCCCCACTGTGTGCTTGCAGAGTGGCTCAATGTCCTCTTCTCGGGCCCTCGCCACAGGGGATCCAACTCCCTCCTCCTCCTTGGGCACTGTGCTGTGAGGCAGGGATATCACAATTTACTGCCTGTATGGGGTCCTTCTACGAGAAAATGGAAGGGGTAGCAATGGGCAGCTTTCTCGCATCGGCAGTGGCCAACCTCTTTATGGACAGATTTTAAAAGGAGGCAATTACATCAGCCCTTGATCAACCTAAATGATTTGTTGGTACATGGTTGACAAGTTTGTTACATGGCCCCAGGAGAGGGGAAAGGTCGATGTTTTCTTGGACCACCTAAAATCACGCCACCCTCACAGtaaattcaccatggaactggagaacaATGGACTATTCCCATTCCTAGATGTACTAGTGAAGAGGAATGCAGTGTGTACTGCAAACCAATTTCCACAGACTTgcacctacaagccagcagttgccaacATCCAGCGCAGAAAAATGGTGTACTCAGAACTGTGGTTCATCGGGCACGAGTTTTGTCAGATGCTAATAACTTGACGACTGAGATAGAACACCTACAATCTGTGCTCCACAAAAATGAATATTCTTCTCGAGATGTTCAAAAGGCACTGCGTCTTGTTTCTCCGGCAGACGTTCCTGAAGAGGTACAAGATGAAACGAAAGAGGTTGCATATTTGCCTTATGTCCGTCCAatatctgccaaaatcagcagCATTCTCCTCAAACATAATAACAAGAGCGTGTTCCAACCACCCACCAAGATTAATTCTCTGCTAGTGAATGTGAATGTGCGTTTGCAGAAACCGGGTGTTCACCACATATCATACGAATTTGGTATGACAAACATCAGCCAGACGACTAGGACCGTTGATATCAAGTGCAAATAACACCAGAGGTACACCAGCCTGAGACAGTTTTATTAACTATAATAATGCAAAGACTCTAACACAAACATCGAGGTACTGAGACAACGTTATCAAAGAATCttttgagattaaggtcacagagaaCCGTGACACCAGTTTCCAACTGATCTCTGCCTGGAACCCAGCACTCGACCTTCTGAAGACATAACAGGCAGCTTTAAGACCCCAGGGGCCCAGTTATGGAGATGGATTTAgagaaaactgaacagtacatgtaGCAAAGGACGCAAGTGAAATGGTACCTCTGACAACAGACGCAATACCTGACGACGTTCTATTGAGTCTCGAGCGGCAATGTGAACACCAGCGgcctgaaaataacactgcagccGCTCCTGGCGGGAACAGACGTCGGACAAGACGCCTTAAACGGCACGCCACAGTTACAGAACGTCCTAATCACAGGAGGGTTTAAGTGACGACAATCGGAAGATAAAATGTCTAGCACGACTTGCGCTTCATTCAGAACTTCATGCAGCAAGATTACAACGaataataaccacaaagtacgTGCACAGCGTTCGGAAATGTTGCGGCTAGAAGAAAGCTCTGCAGTCGCTACTACTGGTCGGCGGATAGCACGGACAGAACGCCTGAAGCGGCGCGTACCGAAGACGGAGCGACTGGCACAACATgggcataaataccggactcgtttcGCCCTGGAATCAGTGTCAGACACAGGCAGCAcatgaagaagactgcgagtcacgcagttgaaattcGTGCAAGAAATACGCGAATAACCGACAGAAACCCGACTGTTCAACATGTTAACGCTCATCCGGAAAGTCTGAAGAAGTAAATTTATTCTGTTTCGCAAGAGTAGTATAGTAAGATACTGTATGCTCGTCCAGTCAGGCGTTCAGTcttacgcactgctttccgggcggggagGCATGACGGTCCGTGATGACACGAATCAGCCCGGCGGGgtagtccggtgtgccggccagtctgtggatggtttttatggcggttatccatctgcctcggcgaatgctcgctggttccccttattccacctctgctacactgcgcaaacactttctccacgtacacgtatgccataattactctaccacgcaaacattggtgctacactcgtctggtgtgagacattcccgggggtccactaggggccgagccacacaataaccatgggttcggtgtggggcggcggttgggTGAGGGGTCTGCTatagcctattgtggggttgtgtaccactgaggctacggcggggacgaatcctctccgtcgtttctaagtccccagttcaatacaatacaaaacaaggctAACTATGTTTGATGGATTGATTATCTTACTCGAATAAACTTCAGGCAAGGAGTCTGTCGTGGCGCGTGGTATTCATGGAAGCTTAGTTGTTGCCATTTTCTTATGACTGCTTTAattaattttaaggaattttatttatgtgtgtagAAATTTTGAGCCCACAGAACGGCGAGTGAGAGATAGGAAGTGCTTGTAACTGTGTGGCTTGACACCATGTTCTTGACAGTTGTTCATTGGAAAGCTGCCTCTTAAAAATTCTGGGTGGCTTATGGCCGTTTCACAATTTTCCTGTGAGTCTTGACTACCCCAAGTGCGATCTGAATTGATCTGGTGTCACTAGTCGTGCCCATTACTTGTATTCTCGAGACTTGTTGGCAGTAAGGGGAGTGACTAAGTGTGTTTCTTAAACGACTAGTTCCTTACTACTTTAATTAAGTGTGAAAGAAATGTTCTCCGTTCTAAATGTTTCAGATGTAGTGTTAGTTGTTTAACTTTTTGGTGAATCTCAACCGATGGAAAGTTTTTGACGAACGTATAACTAAACGAAGTTTAGCAGAGAAAGAGACAAACGTAGCAGAACTGTTGTTGGAGCTTTATGTACATTCCATTTGAATAAATGTCTACATTAGTGAAACAGGTTATATGCTAGTTGCTGAAGCGTGACTGAAGCTATGATCACTCTTGTTTGGCTTGCTCCATTGTTTTGACTGTGCTAAGGAAGTTTGGCGATTTCTGAAAGAGAATTCACATTTGGGAGCAAGTAGAATATACACACGTTCTTAGAATGAATCAAAGCGTTTAGTGATGGCTTAATTTTGGTGTATTCGCTCTCAATCCTCCACCATCCATATGCATTAGGATTCTGTCATTGCTACACATGTGTAGTGCTCATCTACAACAATTCAGCGACTCATTGGATCACGATCTCTGAGAAAGAAGGAGAGGAATGGTATCTTTTCTTCATTACGTTTGCGTAGGGCGGAAGGGGAGGTATATGACTGAAGAAATGAGAATGAATGCTGAAAATGCATCGGGAAGTGGGAagtacgcgggggggggggggagaggggggtgtcgTGCGTGGAAGAAGTGGAAGTGGAGTAAACGCTTAAAGGCAAAATACTTCTGTAAAAGCCGGAATAATAAAAAAACACTGTACTCTCATTTCTGTGTTGGTGTTTAATAATTGCACGTGTTTTGTATACGATTTGATGTAACAGACGTGTAGtgatgaatgtaataaaattttaacCCCTGCAGCCattctttcgatgttatttattatatggccagCAATTTCGGTGATTCAGTACaatatcttcaggccttaactgccACCTAGGGCTTTAACTCCATTCGTGACTAACATCCATAATTTCATCAGTTCATAGTTGTTGGCTACTGATGGAATCGTGTATATGACTGGAGTTAACCCTTTCAGAGTGAATAAAGGCCTGAAGATGTGTACTGAATCACAGAAACTGgtcccatataataaataacatcgaaagcaCGAATGTAGGTGTTCAGTTTAGTACGTACGTGAACGGCCGAAGTGCCGCAGACCTTCAGTTAGAaggatagatacacaaaaaatataatgCTGAAGCACCCAGATACAACTTAAAAttagagaatgaaaaaaaaattactgctagACCTGGAATCGAACTCTCTAATTGGATTATTACCACGCAAAAGACGTCTTAAACTTTAATGATAGTTGAAGTCATATTACCTGCATCTGATTTCGGGATTTAGGGTAAATCACGTGAGAGGTGCATGGCCAGAGGGGATTAGAAACGCTCCTCTCCCGAATACGAGCGCAGTGTCTTACCACTCCGCATCTCGCTTGGTATTAGGATATGAGCACTATCATTTAGAAGTATATAATCAGCACATTTCAAGTATTAGATGATACTGAGGACTGACATAGATTAAACCTTTCCATACAGCAAAACGCTTGCGCTGTACAAGATTTCACTGAAATATAATGCACTTCCTGTGAAATGTACATGATATAGCATGCGAAAGTGATATTGCAAGCATGCAGTTTAGGTAATCACAGTTATATATTCTGAGTCAGGTGATAGATGAGTTGACTCAGCGATTTAGTCCCAGAGTTAATTGTCTTTGAATGTAATAGCTCACGTGATGTTGTTGTAAAATTACACTACGAGTATATTTCCCTTGAATCCCAGAAGGACGATATTTAGGAGAAATTGTGAAAAAAGACCACAAAATAAATTAGCTTTGTTTGGGTATATATTTCGTATTACTTATGTATTTACAAATGGCTCTACGCCTGCAGCAATCCTCTCGTTCAGTGGATCTTGAGGATCGGTGCCGCAGCTGCGTAGGGCAGAGGAgcggcgatggcgggggcggcgacAGCCAGAGGGGCGGCGCGCAGAGCGGGGGCCACGGCCAAGGCGGGAGCGgcggcgatggcgggggcggcgtaggccacgggggcggcgatggcgggggcggcgacggCCGCTGGCGCCACGGCGACGCCTCCCAGGTAGCCGGCCGACACGGCGGCGAACAGCAGGGGCAGGATCACCTGTAAGCACACAGCACGCGTCTCACACATCGCTCCAAACCATTCAGATAGCTCACTCAGTACCCAGGTTTACGTTTTCCCCCTTCCCTAAATTGCTGAGTCTAAAGTCAGGATGTTTCCTTTGATGTTGACTCTCCCGCTTTCGTTTCGCATCCTTGTCCTTCGCAGGTAAACTGTTTTGTCTTTACTGATGTTAACCACGGCGCACCGTTAAATATTAATTCTTACATCTCGTATGCGCCACAGACTTCATTGTTTCGAAACATTTCTAACAACGATTTATTTTTTTGCTTTGGGAGGCAGTGACATGAAAGTACAGAAACATAATGACAGAGACAAAATTTTCAGAGAAATGTTCAAAACCCAGTCAATTTGTATAAATATAAGGCAACATCAAGTTACATACGCGGTTTCTGTTTAACTTCCCATGTCCTTTCCAACGAATTGTTGCAAATTGAGAGACGAGTTTGGTGAACGTTTGCTTCAAGATTTGTCTTTATGCAGTGTAGTAATCAGTAAGTTGAACGCTTGGAGGTTAGAATTTTCCTAGTGGAAGAAAATGTATGCTCAGTCGAGGTTTTTCTGGTGTGTGACGATGTCATTGTAAATTTTTGTCAATCAACGTTTCCGCCTTTGTTGCCACATTTGCCGAAATGTTAAGTTATAAAACCGCTTGGCTACTCAGTCACACACTCGGAACAGAGTGACCACAACCACGGTTGCTGAAGTCCAGTTACGCACAGGAAAGTGTTCCTGGATGAGGAGAAAAAGCAATGGCCGTTAAAGAAGGATTAGTTCGTTCTCATTTGTGAATCTGACGCCTCTGAAAGGGCCTTTCTGATATAAATAATATGAAAGTAGCGTAACTTAAACAACATAATTTACAATCAGGGGCCAACATACGTAACTAACAATtccctgcttggtaataatagTTGTCGGTCTTACGTTGGTTAGTATTGTTGGCGATGAAGTATACGGCTTTCAACATCTCTGAGTGTAATATGGAAGTGGAAAAAAcggaaatgaacgtatggcattgttggccggcagACCGCCATTCGAGGGAGATCGGCCGCCGTATTGAAAGTCcttcttagttgacgccacttcggtgacctgcgaggcaatgatgatgaaggacacacaacacccagtcccttgcctGGAATCGAACGCGGACCCCCTGCGTCGTAGCCGGCTACGCTACGGGAACGGACGTAGTATGGGAGTGAAGTAAAGCGAATGAAGCCAGCGGTAGACGAGGCTCCCCGGCGACTCACCAGCTTGTACATGTTGCGTGTGTTGTGTCGGCGGTGCAGACTGTGCTGACCAGAGGAGGGTCCGGGTTTATATACCTGCAGAACCACGCCCGACGACCGTCCGTGCGGCCTTGCCTACTGCAGCGGGCCCTGGACAGCAGAGTCCGGCTGCGCTCCCATTGTCCGGACAGCTGCCGATGACAGCATCACACTTGTTAATCGCATTAAAAAGCAATGTCGAACAGGGATTTAACGTACAGGATCTTCCAAGTCTTAGGCGTATGTGGTGTCTGTACACAAAAGTTTTAAACCACTTGACATAAAAGTTCCACATACGAGGTGTTGATGAAAGGTGCCCACAACACAACATGAATAGTGACGCCGAAGAGGTGTCATCACGTGATTTGGCTGCATTGAGGAATAACGTGTTACAGATACAGTATGTGCAATAGTTGTATCTTGACATCTGAAATAATTTACTACCAATATAAATGTAGCATAAAGTAATGCAGGAGGCAGGCAACCACTGTTACAGTAAACAGTTGTTCCGCATACAGGCTGACTTGTTCCCAATGGTGAAAGTCAAATGTCGGACAAGGAATGATGTTATTACTCATATGACGCCTTTAGGGCTACAAATCTGTGAATGTTTGTTTACGTACAACTGGAAACGTATATAGAAGTGCAGCAAAAGTTCCTGGGCACCTGATGATGGCTAATTCCGAAAAGCTTCATGTGAGCAATAACTTCATTCCTTGACAGATGTTTGACTGTTACTATTGCGACCCAGAAAGCCCTTATGCAGAACTACAGATTAATTTACTACTTTTTAATAAGCGAGCTTCTCACCAGTGCATCTACATTTGCGACGGACAGTTTTATTCTTACTTTTCAGCAGTAGGAAGCAGTAGGAAGCTTTGAATTGTGAGATTGAATTCTATCCTTTATTTTTAATACCCAGAGTCTCAATGAATGCTCATTTATTATTCCGTTTTCTTGTCTCTTTGCTGTAAAACGGTCACGTAATTCGCGATTTATCATATCCTGAAAAATATTTTGCTTTGACGAATGATGTCTTTAGTCTGTTCTCGAAGTTCTGTAACACAATGATACTCTATATTTGTTGTAATTTTCAGATGTGGTATCATATCAACTGCTGATCTAGGACGACACAAACCAGGAGGACCAACATTTATATATTTTCCCTTGGTTATTTTGAAcatatcttatacactcctggaaatggaaaaaagaacacattgacaccggtgtgtcagacccaccatacttgctccggacactgcgagagggctgtacaaacaatgatcacacgcacggcacagcggacacaccaggaaccgcggtgttggccgtcgaatggcgctagctgcgcagcatttgtgcaccgccgcagtcagtgtcagccagtttgccgtggcatacggagctccatcgcagtctttaacactggtagcatgccgcgacagcgtggacgtgaaccgtatgtgcagttgacggactttgagcgagggcgtatagtgggcatgcgggaggccgggtggacgtaccgccgaattgctcaacacgtggggcgtgaggtctccacagtacatcgatgttgtcgccagtggtcggcggaaggtgcacgtgcccgtcgacctgggaccggaccgcagcgacgcacggatgcacgccaagaccgtaggatcctacgcagtgccgtaggggaccgcaccgccacttcccagcaaattagggacactgttgcatcctggggtatcggcgaggaccattcgcaaccgtctccatgaagctgggctacggtcccgcacaccgttaggccgtcttccgctcacgccccaacatcgtgcagcccgcctccagtggtgtcgcgacaggcgtgaatggagggacgaatggagacgtgtcgtcttcagcgatgagagtcgcttctgccttggtgccaatgatggtcgtatgcgtgtttggcgccgtgcaggtgagcgccacaatcaggactgcatacgaccgaggcacacagggccaacacccggcatcatggtgtggggagcgatctcctacactggccgtacaccactggtgatcgtcgaggggacactgaatagtgcacggtacatccaaaccgtcatcgaacccatcgttctaccattcctagaccggcaagggaacttgctgttccaacaggacaatgcacgtccgcatgtatcccgtgccacccaacgtactctagaaggtgtaagtcaactaccctggccagcaagatctccggatctgtcccccattgagcatgtttgggactggatgaagcgtcgtctcacgcggtctgcacgtccagcacgaacgctggtccaattaaggcgccaggtggaaatggcatggcaagccgttccacaggactacatacagcatctctacgatcgtctccatgggagaatagcagcctgcattgctgcgaaaggtggatatacactgtactagtgccgacattgtgcatgctctgttgcctgtgtctatgtgcctgtggttctgtcagtgtgatcatgtgatgtatctgaccccaggaatgtgtcaataaagtttccccttcctgggacaatgaattcacggtgttcttatttcaatttccaggagtgtacatatcagCCACATATCCTTCAGGGAACTTCGTTCGTTTCCTTGGATTGATGGCTGATAAGATGAACCGTTGCTCCCCTGGAAATCTTCCACTGGTAACATTGCTTCATCTCTCAGCCACGACACTATCACGTCCTTCATCTGGTGCCTCCTCATCTAATGTCTCTTCATCTATTAAAAGTGTAGTAAACTCTGCTATTACAACATCCTCTTCTGTCAACTGTTGCTTAATTTGTTCACAAATAATACGCACTTCTCCTGTAGGTACATCACTGCAATAACGAAGTATTCCTCCTACAAGTTCCAGCGCGGAACACTTACTAATTTTGCAAACACTTTCCACACCACAAAGATAACGTGATCTACTCTTACAGCAAACACAAGCCCGTCTGACGTATTGTAAGACGGCGTTTGCTTGCTGAGCGATACATAAATGGAGGGCGTTATTAGAGAGGGAAAATCGATTACTGCCGCACCTATTCCTCCTTCTCCCGTCAATACCGCTGCAGCATAGCAGCTGAAACCTTACAATGAGTCTTCATTTCTAGTCGGTAACAAAACCTTCCCTTGTgagctaccgagtgaggtggcgcaggggttagcacactgaactcgcattatggaggacgacgattcaatcccgcatccggccatccagatttaggatttccgtgttttccctaaatcgtttcaggcaaatgccgggatggttcctttgaaagggcacgaccggtttccttgcccatccttccctaatctgagcttgtgctccgtctctaatgacctcgttgtcgacgggttgttaaactctaatctcctcctcctcctccttgtgagCTTCTTCAGTCGTCGGCGTCCACTGTATAATACTTGTCCCCAGTTATTACGTTTATATGCACATTTGCCGTAGATATTTTTAAATAGTACTCTCGTAGTGCAGGCTAATGGTTTCTGCAGGTACAATATTGCTCATTGAACAGGGTAAGACCTCACAAGCTAGTGCCATAGCAACGACGTATCACTGAGCCACATGGTGACAATAAGACTTACCTGCAGTCTACCTACCAAATTAAGCACAATGAGTCATAATTCGAACTCGCGGCTGCCATATACCGCAATCATTGATAAATCGAAACAACTTTCCCTAATAGAATGTTCATAATAGCTTCGAAAACTGCAATACAATCGGAAACCAAGGCAACGCCAGACCGACATGTACTCACAGAACGTCCCGTACTTCTCTCTGTCCAGAATTGTACTTCCATTACAGCCACACACTAAGACGGCAAAAGTCAGGGAACACCTCCTAATATCCtctttttgcccagcgtagtgcagcaggtcgacgtggcatggactcaacaagtcgttggaagtcccctgtagaaatattgagccgtgctgcctctaaagCCACTCATAATTGTGAAAGATTTTCTGGGGCAGGATTTTGCGTACGAAATGACCTCTTGATCAtgttccataaattttcgatgggattcacgtcgggtggtCAGAGTTGCCAAACcattagctcgaactgtccagaatgttcttcaacccaacCAAGAACAGTTGTTGCCCAATGACATGCCCCGCTGTCAtccgtaaaatttccattgttgtttggtaCATGGCAGCCACGGATGGCTGTAAATGTTCGCCAAGTAGCCGAATGTCCAAAggaccctgtggtgtcaccgccagacaccacacttgctaggtggtagctttaaatcggccgcggtccattagtacatgtcggacccgcgtgtcgccactgtcagtgatcgcagaccgagcgccaccacacggcaggtctagagagactgactagcactcgccccagttgtacgacgactttgctagcgactacactgacgaagcctttctgtcATTTGcccagagatagttagaatagccttcagctaagtccatggctacgacctagcaaggcgccattaaccatttcaagagagagtctcacttgtatcatcaagaatgctgtatacaaatgatggattaaagttaagtattccagcagctacgtacttttgtttgtagcattcattacgtatcctgtttcagacctaccgcccacctgcgtgaggtgacgcgtgcatttcggcctcctcttgcaacacagtgttggctcttctgccaacactacagaccCAGTTAATTCTCTGTAAATACAGACCGCAccgttatagagccaccaccagctcgcacaaacccttgttgacaacttggctgcgtgcgatctgagccacactcgaaccctaccagctctttccaatttaaatcgggactcatctgataacgcaatggttttccagtcgtttggggtccaatcgatatcgtgctgttagcaaaggcactcgcgttggtcgtcagctgccacagcccactaacgccagatatcgcttcgctgtcctaacgtatacgttcgtcgtacgtcccacattgatttctgcggttattccacacagtgttgcttgtttcttatcactgacaactctgcgccaactccgctgctctcagtcgttaattgaaggccgtcagccactgcgtagtccgtggtgagagggAATAAATGAGATGTGATactctcggcacaatcttgacactttggatcgcgGAATACTGTATACcataacgattcccgaaatgaaatgtcgtatccgtctagctccaactaccattccgggttcaaggtctgttaattcccatcgtgtagcCATAATctgatatgaatcacctgagtacaaatccaGCTCTGTCAAAGGACTATCCTTTTGTTCCTTGTGTACGCGAAATTACCTTCATCTGGACACGGAATTATagctattccacgacttttgtcaactcagtgtaagaTTGTAGAAACTGAAGGAAGCTCCCCGCCCACCGGCCCAAGTCCCCCAATCTCAAAAGAGTATACAGTTTAACCACCCTCACTCGGAGATATCTGATGTGACAAGCACGTAGATTCTATGAAccaatttcttttctgtttatgtTGTGGTTTCAACTACATCATTCAAGAGCTTAGGAAGAAAGGTTTTTCAGTGACTTCCGACAGTCGCCATGCTGAAGagacaggtcctgtaattccaatATAACGGTGACTGTGTCGTTGTGCAGGGACTCACAAGCATTTATATTCAAGAGGGATGGCTCCCGGGCAACAAGACATAAAGTTCCTAATAACTGTGGTAGCATTCAAACTGGATGGTAGCAACATAAGATGGTATTCCAGCTCACAAGCTAGTAGGAAATCCTTATTGGCAATTTGAGACAATTTTTCATGTGGTTTTTAATCACCTCAAACATGAATATTGCGGCAGCCAAAAATGCGATAGTAGTTGAAACTGGCGCAGTTCGTTAAATACATGGACTGTAGAATTCCGACACCGCGGCACCGCGTTGGATAATTCGCAGACGGACGTGAAGGCTGGCTTAAAAATTATTTGGCTCGATTTCTTTTGGAAGGTGCTGATATTTTCCACGCTGTATTCTTCGAAATGTGCACGTCACTGGAAAGCTGAAAGGTGTTTGTTGCTGAAATATTCTCCCTCACTATTCTGTTCCTATGAAATTCTCTTGTGTCTTGTGTTATTTGTCTAGAACACTTTGACCATCTCTTTGTGGTTTTAACGACCACCTTTTTGGCAAGTTTCCATCCAAGTTTAAAAAAGTGACACCTGTTGCGGAAGTTGCACACCACGTGCTTATGTGTATCAGTTGTACATCTGGCGGAGCAGTATTAGCAGTTTGTAGATATTCTGCATCATGTACGCTGTactacaactagtcatttcctttcctgttccagtcgcagatagacagagggaaaaacgactatctatatgacgCCGTATGAGTCTAATTTCacgtatcttatcttcttggttACTAAGCgaagtgtatgttggcagcagtaggatcgttctgcagtcagcttcaaatgccgattctataACCTTTctcagtattgaaacttcctggcagattaaaactgtgtgccggaccgagactcgaactcgggacctttgcctttcgcgggcgagtgctctaccgtctgagctacccaagcacgactcacaccatg
This genomic interval from Schistocerca cancellata isolate TAMUIC-IGC-003103 chromosome 3, iqSchCanc2.1, whole genome shotgun sequence contains the following:
- the LOC126175303 gene encoding cuticle protein 16.5-like isoform X3; translated protein: MYKLVILPLLFAAVSAGYLGGVAVAPAAVAAPAIAAPVAYAAPAIAAAPALAVAPALRAAPLAVAAPAIAAPLPYAAAAPILKIH
- the LOC126175303 gene encoding cuticle protein 16.5-like isoform X1, whose translation is MYKLVILPLLFAAVSAGYLGGVAVAPAAVAAPAIAAPVAYAAPAIAAAPALAVAPALRAAPLAVAAPAIAAPLPYAAAAPILKIH